In the genome of Desulfuromonas sp. DDH964, one region contains:
- a CDS encoding OmpA family protein: protein MKLFSSPLMLLLGVSVVGMLQSGCSPAVGDNALLEQARSAYVEAQSDPAVQKNAPLELQKAKLDLDQADQSLKAGAPAPEVEHYAYLARQRTAIAREVSNVKLAEQAVEAASEERNTVLLQARTREADQAVRLAEEQTRKATVAGEQAHAAREQADAARLQADASRLQAEALTTDAETARAATLAAEAQTRKLEAEIAELQAIPSERGLVITLGDVLFDTNKSQLRPGAQYTIDKVAAFLTEYPTRNVLIEGFTDSTGGVAYNQRLSEQRAEAVRNLLGASGIDSRRLQTRGYGVEFPVAGNETAEGRQRNRRVEVVISDEDGRILERKL from the coding sequence ATGAAGCTATTTTCGTCGCCCTTGATGCTGCTGCTCGGGGTGTCCGTTGTTGGCATGCTGCAGTCCGGGTGCAGCCCGGCCGTCGGAGACAATGCCCTGCTGGAACAGGCCCGATCGGCCTATGTCGAAGCCCAGAGCGATCCAGCCGTGCAGAAGAATGCCCCCCTCGAACTGCAAAAAGCAAAACTCGACCTCGATCAGGCAGACCAATCCCTGAAGGCGGGGGCCCCGGCTCCGGAAGTGGAGCACTACGCCTATCTGGCCAGGCAACGCACCGCCATCGCCCGGGAGGTCAGCAACGTGAAACTGGCGGAGCAGGCGGTGGAGGCGGCCAGCGAGGAACGGAACACGGTTCTTCTGCAAGCGCGGACCCGGGAGGCGGATCAGGCGGTGCGCCTGGCCGAGGAGCAAACCCGGAAAGCGACCGTTGCCGGCGAGCAGGCCCATGCCGCCCGTGAGCAGGCCGACGCCGCTCGCCTGCAAGCCGACGCCTCCCGTCTCCAGGCCGAAGCGCTGACCACCGATGCGGAAACGGCCAGGGCCGCGACGCTGGCGGCCGAAGCACAGACGAGGAAGCTGGAAGCAGAGATCGCCGAATTGCAGGCCATTCCTTCGGAACGCGGCCTGGTCATCACCCTGGGGGATGTTCTGTTCGACACCAACAAGAGCCAACTCCGCCCGGGAGCGCAGTACACCATCGACAAGGTCGCCGCGTTTCTGACCGAATACCCGACGCGGAATGTCCTGATCGAGGGGTTCACCGACAGTACCGGGGGGGTGGCCTACAACCAGCGCCTCTCCGAACAGCGCGCCGAAGCGGTGCGGAATCTGCTCGGGGCGAGCGGGATCGATTCCCGCCGGCTCCAGACCCGCGGCTATGGCGTCGAATTTCCCGTGGCCGGCAACGAAACGGCCGAGGGCCGACAGCGTAACCGGCGGGTCGAGGTCGTCATCTCGGATGAGGACGGGCGAATTCTGGAACGAAAACTTTGA